The following coding sequences are from one Parabacteroides pacaensis window:
- a CDS encoding RNA polymerase sigma factor produces the protein MNEYSTYCGRNEDLQDKELLNLFLAGNNSVYSTIYNKYVDVLFAYGMGLGVERELLKDAIQDVFYKLYFNRNVLKNVANLKYYLFRMLKNRLLDLRKSSVDTCEITGCDFSFSIKATILDELIQEEDCLIIQQRVESLLSCLTARQREAIYLRFIQELEYEEIACLLNMSSQAVRKLVCRAMERMREQDVLLYFLLFYTTRFYS, from the coding sequence ATGAATGAATACAGTACATACTGCGGGCGGAATGAAGACTTACAGGATAAAGAATTGCTAAATTTATTTTTAGCGGGTAACAATTCTGTTTATTCTACTATTTATAACAAATATGTAGATGTTCTTTTTGCGTATGGCATGGGGCTGGGTGTAGAGCGGGAACTGCTAAAAGATGCCATTCAGGATGTATTTTATAAACTTTACTTTAACCGGAACGTTTTGAAAAATGTAGCCAATTTGAAATATTATTTGTTCCGTATGCTTAAAAACCGTTTGCTCGATTTACGTAAATCCTCGGTCGATACTTGTGAAATTACCGGTTGTGACTTTTCTTTTTCTATTAAAGCAACCATTCTGGACGAGCTGATACAGGAAGAAGATTGCCTGATTATTCAGCAAAGAGTCGAATCCCTATTAAGCTGCCTTACCGCCCGGCAACGGGAAGCCATTTATCTTCGTTTTATCCAAGAACTTGAGTATGAAGAAATCGCTTGTTTGTTAAATATGAGTTCCCAAGCGGTACGGAAGCTGGTTTGCCGCGCTATGGAACGTATGAGGGAACAAGATGTCTTGCTTTACTTCTTATTATTCTACACTACCCGGTTTTATTCTTGA
- the nhaD gene encoding sodium:proton antiporter NhaD: MEWVIIIIFILGYLVIALEHPLRINKAGTALLTGTVLWVIYTYAAPTLVPVVSSEDFTLFLEGNAQWKDLPLVQQITHFVVDYQVLESIGSICETLLFLVGAMITVELIDTHGGFSIITDKITTKKKRKLLWVIALITFFMSSVLDNLTTSIVMVMLLRKLVDDYKERWIYGSVIIIAANSGGAWSPIGDVTTIMLWVRGNISTSATIPHLILPCLVSCFIPVLIAQRMLRGEITPPRNVEGQEDNLLARSLQKKNRLSILILGLACLLLVPVFKTVTHLPPFMGILMGVGFLWVYTEIMYQRLHRLNEKIKQPLAKVVHRIDGATLLFFLGILLAVDALQSAGILSGFSRFLDLHVGNVYAVNLIIGTLSAVVDNVPLVAGAMGMYPIANQAIITAAADPAYMANFVQDGVFWQFLAYCAGVGGSMLIIGSAAGVVVMGLERINFIWYLKKFSFMALLGYLAGAGVYILQNMLLGH, encoded by the coding sequence ATGGAATGGGTAATCATCATTATTTTTATATTAGGATATCTGGTTATTGCTTTGGAGCATCCGTTAAGAATTAATAAAGCAGGGACAGCCTTGCTTACCGGAACCGTATTATGGGTAATTTATACGTATGCTGCACCTACGCTAGTACCTGTTGTTTCGTCCGAAGATTTTACACTGTTTCTTGAGGGAAATGCTCAATGGAAAGACTTACCGCTTGTGCAACAGATTACCCATTTTGTAGTAGACTATCAGGTGCTGGAAAGTATAGGATCCATTTGCGAGACTTTACTTTTTTTAGTAGGTGCTATGATTACAGTAGAGTTGATAGATACGCATGGAGGCTTTTCTATTATTACAGACAAAATCACCACTAAGAAAAAACGGAAACTATTATGGGTAATTGCCCTGATTACCTTTTTCATGTCTTCCGTATTGGATAACTTGACCACCTCTATTGTTATGGTAATGTTGCTTCGTAAATTAGTAGACGATTATAAAGAACGTTGGATATACGGGAGTGTCATTATAATTGCAGCCAATAGCGGAGGAGCTTGGTCACCTATAGGCGATGTAACTACCATTATGCTTTGGGTACGAGGAAACATTTCTACGTCTGCTACGATTCCCCATTTGATTTTGCCGTGTCTAGTATCCTGTTTTATTCCGGTACTGATAGCACAACGCATGTTACGGGGGGAAATTACGCCTCCCCGGAATGTTGAAGGACAAGAGGATAATTTGTTGGCTAGAAGCCTTCAGAAGAAAAACAGGTTAAGTATATTAATTTTAGGTTTGGCCTGCCTTTTGTTAGTACCTGTATTTAAAACGGTTACCCACCTGCCTCCATTTATGGGGATATTGATGGGAGTCGGTTTTTTATGGGTATATACCGAAATTATGTATCAACGTCTTCATCGGTTGAATGAAAAGATAAAGCAACCCTTGGCAAAAGTTGTCCATCGGATCGACGGAGCAACCTTACTTTTCTTTCTTGGAATTTTATTAGCGGTAGATGCATTACAAAGTGCCGGAATATTAAGTGGCTTTTCTCGTTTCCTGGATCTGCATGTAGGAAATGTATATGCAGTAAACCTAATTATCGGAACTTTATCGGCTGTAGTAGATAATGTCCCTTTGGTTGCCGGTGCTATGGGAATGTACCCTATTGCTAATCAAGCGATCATAACGGCTGCGGCTGACCCGGCTTATATGGCAAACTTCGTGCAAGATGGTGTGTTTTGGCAATTCCTTGCTTATTGTGCCGGAGTAGGGGGTAGTATGCTAATTATCGGTTCCGCAGCAGGCGTGGTAGTAATGGGTTTGGAACGGATTAATTTTATTTGGTATTTAAAGAAATTCTCTTTTATGGCCTTACTAGGATATTTAGCCGGAGCAGGTGTTTATATACTCCAAAACATGTTGTTAGGACATTAA